In Acidobacteriota bacterium, the following proteins share a genomic window:
- a CDS encoding amino acid permease: MSQLFRRQAIADLLQDSDATGLKRALGAGDLIMLAIGAVIGAGIFSSIGTAAAGETLPNGAIVRYGAGPALVFSFILLGGVCGLAALCYAELAAMIPRAGSAYTYSYATLGELVAWIIGWDLILEYAVGNIAVAIAWSGYFTSLLSGFGVALPDYLTHGYRTALLSSDPAVHGLLQAAPRLAGIPVLLNVPAAVIVLAITWLLYIGVRESARANNIMVVVKLLVLGFFVALGSLHIDPANYRPFAPNGWAGIHQGAAIVFFAYIGFDAISTAAEETRNPQRNMPIGILGGLAICTLIYVVVGVVATGLVPYQQLRAADPLARALDVAGLPMASWIVAFGAAISLTAVLLVFQYGQPRIFMAMARDGLLPAWASKIHPKYRTPHVTTVVTGLLVALGALVMDENEIYDLTNIGTLSAFAIVCTGVLVLRYTEPDRPRPFRVPFVWPVAIAGAAACVYTMSGLPVRAWERFGIWLAVGLIFYVSYGYTNSKLRQR, from the coding sequence ATGTCCCAATTGTTCCGGAGACAGGCGATCGCCGATCTCCTCCAGGACAGCGATGCCACGGGGCTCAAGCGCGCGCTCGGGGCTGGAGATCTGATCATGCTGGCGATCGGCGCGGTGATTGGCGCCGGCATTTTCTCGTCGATCGGCACCGCGGCCGCCGGAGAGACGCTGCCGAACGGCGCCATCGTACGCTACGGCGCCGGCCCGGCACTCGTCTTCTCATTCATTCTGCTGGGCGGCGTGTGCGGCCTCGCGGCGCTGTGCTACGCGGAGCTCGCCGCGATGATCCCGCGGGCCGGAAGCGCCTACACGTACTCCTACGCGACGCTGGGGGAGCTGGTGGCCTGGATCATCGGCTGGGACCTGATCCTCGAATACGCCGTCGGCAACATCGCGGTCGCGATCGCCTGGAGCGGGTACTTCACGTCGCTGCTCTCAGGCTTCGGCGTCGCACTGCCCGATTACCTGACGCACGGGTACCGGACGGCGCTCCTCAGCTCTGACCCGGCGGTGCACGGGCTGCTTCAGGCCGCGCCGCGCCTGGCGGGGATCCCCGTCCTGCTGAACGTGCCGGCCGCGGTCATCGTGCTCGCGATCACATGGCTCCTGTACATCGGCGTGCGCGAGAGCGCGCGCGCGAACAACATCATGGTGGTCGTCAAGCTGCTGGTGCTCGGCTTTTTCGTCGCGCTCGGCAGCCTGCACATCGACCCGGCGAATTATCGGCCCTTCGCCCCCAACGGGTGGGCGGGCATCCACCAGGGGGCCGCGATCGTCTTTTTTGCCTATATCGGCTTCGATGCCATTTCCACTGCGGCTGAAGAGACCCGCAACCCGCAGCGGAACATGCCGATCGGCATCCTCGGGGGACTCGCCATCTGCACGCTGATTTACGTCGTGGTCGGCGTCGTGGCCACCGGCCTCGTGCCGTACCAGCAGCTGAGGGCGGCCGACCCGCTGGCCAGGGCGCTCGACGTGGCCGGTCTGCCGATGGCCAGCTGGATCGTCGCCTTCGGCGCGGCGATCTCGCTCACCGCGGTGCTGCTCGTGTTCCAGTACGGGCAGCCGCGGATTTTCATGGCGATGGCGCGCGACGGGCTGCTCCCCGCCTGGGCATCGAAGATTCATCCCAAGTACCGGACGCCCCACGTGACGACGGTCGTCACCGGCCTGCTCGTGGCGCTCGGCGCCCTCGTGATGGACGAGAACGAGATCTACGACCTCACGAACATCGGGACGCTCTCCGCGTTCGCGATCGTCTGCACCGGCGTGCTCGTGCTGCGCTACACGGAGCCGGATCGTCCCCGTCCGTTCCGGGTACCGTTTGTCTGGCCGGTGGCGATCGCGGGGGCCGCCGCCTGCGTGTACACGATGTCGGGCCTGCCCGTGCGCGCGTGGGAGCGTTTCGGGATCTGGCTCGCCGTCGGGCTCATCTTTTACGTGTCGTACGGATACACGAACAGCAAGCTCAGGCAGCGATAA
- a CDS encoding HNH endonuclease — protein MEQTLLLNATFEPLKVVHWQKAVTLWCQGKVEIVSVYDREIHSVSFTFKLPSVIRLLRFVHIKRRVDYVPFSRANIYARDDYSCQYCGEVFPTSDLTFDHVVPVAHGGRKDWENIVTCCVTCNRRKGGRTPEQAGMRLIRHPRRPEKAPALRITIGLRNAPESWRDYIYWNVSLDDT, from the coding sequence ATGGAGCAGACGCTCCTTCTGAACGCGACGTTCGAGCCTCTGAAGGTCGTTCACTGGCAGAAGGCCGTCACCCTCTGGTGCCAGGGGAAGGTGGAGATCGTTTCGGTCTACGACCGGGAGATCCATTCCGTCTCCTTCACCTTCAAGCTCCCGTCCGTCATCCGGCTGCTCCGGTTCGTTCACATCAAGCGGCGCGTGGATTACGTGCCCTTTTCGCGCGCGAACATCTACGCGCGCGACGATTACAGCTGCCAGTATTGCGGCGAGGTGTTTCCCACGAGCGACCTGACGTTCGACCACGTCGTGCCGGTCGCGCACGGCGGCCGCAAGGACTGGGAGAACATCGTCACCTGCTGCGTCACCTGCAATCGCCGGAAGGGAGGGCGCACGCCCGAACAGGCCGGCATGCGGCTCATCCGGCATCCGCGGCGGCCCGAGAAGGCGCCGGCCCTTCGCATCACGATCGGGCTCCGGAACGCGCCGGAAAGCTGGCGCGATTACATCTACTGGAACGTCTCGCTGGACGACACATAA
- a CDS encoding C40 family peptidase: MMDPRVAVAGVILVTAFSAACASHSARPEPFPRIPDAARTEGEETAAEPALGAAVVNSALALQGRPYAAGGAGPDRFDCSGLVQFVFAQFAIALPRTVTQQFAATTGIDSGTAAAGDLLFFRISGGKPSHVAIALGDGRFIHAPSERGAVRVESLSAPYWRERFQGARRVERP; this comes from the coding sequence ATGATGGACCCGCGCGTCGCGGTTGCCGGTGTCATTCTCGTGACGGCGTTCTCCGCCGCCTGCGCGAGCCACTCGGCACGGCCGGAACCGTTCCCCCGGATCCCTGACGCGGCCAGGACCGAAGGCGAAGAGACAGCGGCCGAACCTGCGCTGGGCGCGGCGGTCGTGAACTCCGCGCTCGCGCTGCAGGGACGGCCGTACGCGGCGGGAGGCGCCGGGCCGGACCGGTTCGACTGCAGCGGCCTCGTGCAGTTCGTCTTCGCGCAGTTTGCGATCGCGCTGCCGCGCACGGTCACGCAGCAGTTCGCGGCGACAACCGGGATTGATTCGGGCACGGCCGCCGCCGGCGATCTGCTCTTCTTCAGAATCTCGGGAGGGAAACCGTCGCACGTGGCCATCGCGCTCGGCGACGGGCGCTTCATCCACGCGCCGAGCGAGCGCGGCGCGGTCCGCGTGGAGAGCCTCAGCGCGCCGTACTGGCGCGAGCGCTTCCAGGGGGCGAGGAGGGTG